In one Bordetella pertussis 18323 genomic region, the following are encoded:
- a CDS encoding GntR family transcriptional regulator yields the protein MATLANRPLFAPIPPSMNMPLAPMARENIAAVIYRQLKQLLMMGELKPGEILTLRMLTERLGVSQTPVREALLQLVSERALAMSRGKSVSVPAPTREKLQELRDIRLTLEVLATERATPRISDAEIKTLERLHREMVRYKNSEQREGVLKTNYEFHFTLYNASGMPDLVAIIEGLWAQTGPSLTYLYQKPFAHLYDAHPHLPLIEALRRHDVEAAVAAIRRDVAGYGAALMERLPAEAGQPAGG from the coding sequence ATGGCAACATTGGCCAACCGCCCCCTTTTTGCGCCGATTCCACCTTCCATGAACATGCCGCTCGCGCCCATGGCGCGCGAAAACATTGCCGCCGTCATCTATCGCCAGCTCAAGCAGCTGCTGATGATGGGCGAGCTCAAGCCCGGCGAGATCCTCACGCTGCGCATGCTGACCGAACGCCTGGGCGTGAGCCAGACGCCGGTGCGCGAGGCCTTGCTGCAACTGGTGTCCGAGCGCGCGCTGGCCATGTCGCGCGGCAAGTCCGTCAGCGTGCCGGCGCCCACGCGCGAGAAGCTGCAGGAGCTGCGCGATATCCGCCTGACGCTGGAAGTGCTGGCTACCGAACGGGCCACGCCGCGCATTTCGGATGCCGAGATCAAGACGCTGGAGCGCCTGCACCGCGAAATGGTCCGCTACAAGAACAGCGAGCAGCGCGAGGGCGTGCTCAAGACCAACTACGAGTTCCACTTCACGCTGTACAACGCCTCCGGCATGCCGGACCTGGTGGCCATCATCGAGGGGCTGTGGGCGCAGACCGGCCCCTCGCTGACCTACCTGTACCAGAAGCCGTTTGCCCATCTGTACGACGCGCATCCGCATCTGCCGCTGATCGAGGCGCTGCGCCGGCACGATGTGGAGGCGGCTGTCGCGGCGATCCGCCGCGATGTGGCGGGCTACGGCGCCGCCCTGATGGAGCGCCTGCCCGCCGAAGCCGGCCAGCCGGCCGGCGGCTAG